A genomic window from Elaeis guineensis isolate ETL-2024a chromosome 3, EG11, whole genome shotgun sequence includes:
- the LOC105040160 gene encoding 2-alkenal reductase (NADP(+)-dependent) isoform X1 produces MEVENRYLTVKHHIHGLPSRLDFELRSAPLTLTIPPGSEDVIVKNLFVSIDPYQINRMKVHNSSQKTADFARQLHPGQRIDSFGVGRVVASGNAEFKKDELVVGLLGWEEYTAVRPGTMLTKIDSNMDFPLSYHVSILGSSGLTAYAGFYEVCDPKEGEKVFVSAACGSVGHLVGQFAKQSGCYVVGCAGSKKKVELLKEKLGFDDAFNYKEETDLRSALKRYFPDGIDIYFDNVGAEMLEAAVANMNAFGRVALCGAISQYTDAGKQAAPDMLDIIYKRITIRGFLAYDHLSIYHDFVSATSDHIRHGRMQSLEDVSHGLESVPSAFAGLFRGDNVGKKLVQLADI; encoded by the exons ATGGAGGTGGAGAATAGGTATCTCACCGTCAAGCACCATATCCATGGCCTCCCATCCAGGCTCGACTTCGAGTTGAGGAGTGCCCCCCTGACCCTGACAATCCCCCCAGGATCGGAGGATGTAATCGTCAAAAATCTCTTCGTTTCCATCGATCCATACCAAATCAATCGCATGAAAGTACATAACTCTTCACAGAAAACAGCGGATTTCGCCAGACAGCTCCATCCTGGACAG AGAATTGATTCGTTTGGTGTGGGGAGGGTAGTGGCGTCGGGCAACGCGGAGTTTAAGAAGGATGAGTTGGTGGTTGGGCTGCTGGGTTGGGAGGAGTACACGGCCGTCCGGCCAGGAACCATGTTGACGAAGATCGATAGCAACATGGATTTCCCACTCTCTTACCATGTGAGCATCCTAG GGAGTAGTGGGCTGACAGCATACGCCGGCTTCTACGAAGTCTGCGATCCGAAAGAGGGCGAGAAGGTGTTCGTATCAGCAGCATGTGGATCCGTAGGACATCTGGTTGGCCAATTTGCCAAGCAATCAGGTTGCTATGTAGTCGGTTGCGCTGGAAGCAAGAAAAAG GTGGAACTTCTAAAGGAGAAGTTGGGATTTGATGACGCATTCAACTACAAAGAAGAAACTGATCTAAGGTCTGCACTGAAGAG GTACTTCCCTGACGGGATCGACATATATTTTGACAACGTAGGCGCAGAGATGCTGGAAGCCGCAGTGGCCAACATGAATGCCTTCGGAAGAGTGGCCCTGTGCGGTGCCATCTCCCAGTACACTGATGCAGGGAAGCAAGCGGCCCCTGACATGCTCGATATAATTTATAAACGAATCACCATCCGCGGCTTCCTGGCCTACGACCACCTTTCCATATATCATGACTTCGTATCCGCCACATCCGACCACATCCGCCATGGTAGAATGCAGTCGCTGGAAGATGTCTCACATGGCCTCGAGAGCGTGCCCTCGGCCTTTGCAGGACTCTTTCGGGGCGACAATGTCGGGAAGAAGCTGGTCCAACTGGCTGACATTTGA
- the LOC105040160 gene encoding 2-alkenal reductase (NADP(+)-dependent) isoform X2 — MEVENRYLTVKHHIHGLPSRLDFELRSAPLTLTIPPGSEDVIVKNLFVSIDPYQINRMKVHNSSQKTADFARQLHPGQRIDSFGVGRVVASGNAEFKKDELVVGLLGWEEYTAVRPGTMLTKIDSNMDFPLSYHVSILGSSGLTAYAGFYEVCDPKEGEKVFVSAACGSVGHLVGQFAKQSGCYVVGCAGSKKKEKLGFDDAFNYKEETDLRSALKRYFPDGIDIYFDNVGAEMLEAAVANMNAFGRVALCGAISQYTDAGKQAAPDMLDIIYKRITIRGFLAYDHLSIYHDFVSATSDHIRHGRMQSLEDVSHGLESVPSAFAGLFRGDNVGKKLVQLADI; from the exons ATGGAGGTGGAGAATAGGTATCTCACCGTCAAGCACCATATCCATGGCCTCCCATCCAGGCTCGACTTCGAGTTGAGGAGTGCCCCCCTGACCCTGACAATCCCCCCAGGATCGGAGGATGTAATCGTCAAAAATCTCTTCGTTTCCATCGATCCATACCAAATCAATCGCATGAAAGTACATAACTCTTCACAGAAAACAGCGGATTTCGCCAGACAGCTCCATCCTGGACAG AGAATTGATTCGTTTGGTGTGGGGAGGGTAGTGGCGTCGGGCAACGCGGAGTTTAAGAAGGATGAGTTGGTGGTTGGGCTGCTGGGTTGGGAGGAGTACACGGCCGTCCGGCCAGGAACCATGTTGACGAAGATCGATAGCAACATGGATTTCCCACTCTCTTACCATGTGAGCATCCTAG GGAGTAGTGGGCTGACAGCATACGCCGGCTTCTACGAAGTCTGCGATCCGAAAGAGGGCGAGAAGGTGTTCGTATCAGCAGCATGTGGATCCGTAGGACATCTGGTTGGCCAATTTGCCAAGCAATCAGGTTGCTATGTAGTCGGTTGCGCTGGAAGCAAGAAAAAG GAGAAGTTGGGATTTGATGACGCATTCAACTACAAAGAAGAAACTGATCTAAGGTCTGCACTGAAGAG GTACTTCCCTGACGGGATCGACATATATTTTGACAACGTAGGCGCAGAGATGCTGGAAGCCGCAGTGGCCAACATGAATGCCTTCGGAAGAGTGGCCCTGTGCGGTGCCATCTCCCAGTACACTGATGCAGGGAAGCAAGCGGCCCCTGACATGCTCGATATAATTTATAAACGAATCACCATCCGCGGCTTCCTGGCCTACGACCACCTTTCCATATATCATGACTTCGTATCCGCCACATCCGACCACATCCGCCATGGTAGAATGCAGTCGCTGGAAGATGTCTCACATGGCCTCGAGAGCGTGCCCTCGGCCTTTGCAGGACTCTTTCGGGGCGACAATGTCGGGAAGAAGCTGGTCCAACTGGCTGACATTTGA